One segment of Opitutales bacterium DNA contains the following:
- a CDS encoding antibiotic biosynthesis monooxygenase, whose protein sequence is MEKVVLRGYIYVTGKDLEAVRGALPEHVELTLAEPGCLIFQVTEDPHQAGLFSVYEAFDSPESFQAHQNRVQASYWGKITVDVRRDYEIKGLDTGKSNSVRSVTHDETHGATSRSAG, encoded by the coding sequence ATGGAAAAAGTGGTGCTGAGAGGGTATATCTACGTAACTGGTAAAGACCTGGAGGCGGTGCGCGGTGCTCTTCCCGAGCACGTGGAGCTCACACTTGCAGAGCCGGGATGCCTCATATTTCAAGTAACTGAGGACCCCCATCAGGCGGGACTATTCTCTGTCTATGAAGCATTCGATTCACCAGAGTCATTCCAAGCACATCAGAACCGCGTCCAGGCTTCATATTGGGGCAAGATCACCGTAGACGTCCGGAGAGATTACGAAATCAAAGGGCTGGACACTGGAAAATCGAATTCAGTCAGATCTGTGACTCATGACGAAACGCACGGGGCGACATCCCGTAGCGCAGGCTGA
- a CDS encoding helix-turn-helix transcriptional regulator, whose product MDFYDDLRFLFGGKKLQCNAWIDKVFSDYYVLDYCEAGSFLHAVGDEELVEFTGPVAWLTYAGPRYRFGWPQKDRSWVHRCVAFSGVRADRYLAHGLFPADVQRIPIKVEDPTFFSHRMDEILTHIESERGSHVRAVQCLEGLLFELQRPHPASMSELFEAITGIKEEINAAPEIDWDFRQLASRLSISYHHFRRVWKEMVGQPPQDYLIAQRLVLAARRLRMEQVPIKQIVYESGFRDPAYFCRRFSLRYGMSPRAFRHESQI is encoded by the coding sequence ATGGATTTCTATGACGATCTCAGATTCTTGTTTGGAGGTAAAAAACTCCAATGCAATGCGTGGATCGATAAGGTATTCTCCGATTACTATGTCTTAGATTATTGCGAGGCAGGGAGTTTTCTACACGCCGTCGGGGATGAAGAATTGGTCGAATTTACCGGCCCAGTAGCTTGGTTGACTTATGCCGGTCCGCGCTATCGCTTTGGATGGCCTCAGAAAGATAGAAGTTGGGTGCATCGATGTGTGGCCTTTTCTGGGGTCCGGGCGGATCGCTATCTAGCTCATGGATTATTTCCAGCGGATGTTCAAAGGATTCCCATCAAAGTTGAGGACCCGACGTTTTTTTCGCACAGGATGGATGAGATACTTACTCATATCGAATCTGAGCGGGGCTCCCATGTTAGAGCGGTTCAATGTTTGGAAGGCCTACTCTTCGAGCTACAACGGCCTCATCCCGCGAGCATGTCTGAGCTGTTTGAAGCGATCACAGGGATCAAAGAAGAGATAAACGCTGCGCCGGAGATAGACTGGGATTTCCGTCAGTTAGCTTCTCGGCTTTCGATTTCCTATCATCACTTTCGCCGCGTGTGGAAGGAGATGGTGGGACAACCTCCACAGGATTATCTCATTGCTCAACGCTTGGTCCTTGCGGCGCGACGCTTGCGCATGGAGCAGGTGCCGATCAAGCAGATTGTCTATGAATCCGGTTTTCGAGATCCCGCTTATTTTTGTCGTCGTTTCAGCCTGCGCTACGGGATGTCGCCCCGTGCGTTTCGTCATGAGTCACAGATCTGA
- a CDS encoding phytanoyl-CoA dioxygenase family protein has protein sequence MNTLPEPSKTLFVMTEEDVREFYREAYIVARNFISSKSVDIINTSYESGIETLAGRKEWKGLPFSEAAQKELYTTRVIEGLELLMGGELELWLGMYAVVMPGGNGLAWHQDNQYTHVLGHMCNAFVALDTITQENAGLWIAPRSHLLGRLPNENKEPGHRRAAEPANATPAPDLNPGDAVIFHREFLHHSKINHTDRPRRAFAFQIANKNCRFAKTGELVTSKEKC, from the coding sequence ATGAATACCTTACCAGAACCTAGCAAAACACTTTTCGTGATGACAGAAGAGGATGTCAGAGAATTTTACCGCGAAGCCTACATCGTAGCGCGCAATTTCATCTCTTCAAAAAGCGTCGATATCATCAATACCTCATACGAATCAGGAATCGAAACCCTCGCTGGTAGAAAAGAGTGGAAAGGGCTCCCTTTTTCAGAAGCTGCTCAGAAGGAACTCTATACTACCCGCGTAATCGAAGGACTCGAACTTCTCATGGGCGGAGAACTCGAGCTATGGCTCGGAATGTATGCTGTTGTGATGCCCGGAGGCAATGGGCTCGCTTGGCACCAGGACAACCAATACACCCACGTCCTTGGACACATGTGCAACGCATTCGTTGCCTTGGATACAATCACTCAGGAAAATGCCGGTCTCTGGATCGCTCCACGCTCCCATCTTCTTGGAAGACTGCCTAATGAGAACAAAGAGCCGGGGCATCGACGTGCGGCCGAGCCAGCCAACGCAACACCGGCACCTGACCTCAACCCAGGGGATGCAGTCATTTTTCACCGCGAGTTCCTACACCACAGTAAAATCAACCATACAGATAGACCCCGCAGAGCTTTTGCATTCCAAATTGCTAACAAGAATTGCCGATTCGCAAAAACCGGTGAGCTCGTGACCTCAAAAGAAAAGTGTTAA
- a CDS encoding nitroreductase family protein, translating to MDVIQAINERRSVKHYDPEHVMPEADLAELIRLTKLAPSSFNMQNYRLLVIRDPELLKQIRAVAWDQAQVTDASVLFLMCADIKAHLADPANYWGHAPQEVQDILGPMIKPFYEDNDKLIRDEAIRSSALAGMTLMLAAKGLGYDSCPMIGFDGEKVAELVNLPQGTIISFMIPVGKEAKPAWDRGARLPDDQVVIYDRF from the coding sequence ATGGACGTAATTCAAGCTATCAATGAGCGGCGCTCAGTGAAACACTACGACCCCGAGCATGTCATGCCCGAGGCCGATCTCGCGGAGCTGATCCGCCTGACTAAACTCGCACCGTCTTCTTTTAATATGCAGAACTACCGGCTACTGGTGATCCGTGACCCGGAGCTGCTCAAACAAATCCGCGCGGTTGCTTGGGACCAGGCACAGGTTACCGACGCGAGTGTGCTCTTTCTAATGTGCGCGGATATTAAGGCGCACCTCGCTGATCCAGCCAACTACTGGGGGCACGCGCCACAAGAAGTTCAAGACATCCTCGGACCTATGATCAAACCCTTTTACGAAGATAATGATAAGCTCATTCGTGACGAAGCCATTCGTTCTTCAGCACTTGCTGGGATGACTCTCATGCTTGCTGCCAAAGGTCTAGGTTACGACTCTTGCCCCATGATCGGCTTTGACGGCGAGAAGGTGGCCGAACTCGTCAATCTGCCCCAAGGAACGATCATCAGTTTTATGATCCCTGTGGGTAAAGAGGCTAAGCCCGCTTGGGACCGCGGCGCCCGCCTGCCCGACGACCAGGTCGTAATTTACGATCGGTTCTAG